Proteins encoded within one genomic window of Solea senegalensis isolate Sse05_10M linkage group LG11, IFAPA_SoseM_1, whole genome shotgun sequence:
- the her12 gene encoding hairy-related 12 has protein sequence MAPCSENYSSIHHMRISVRDNIKLRKPVVEKMRRDRINTCIEQLKIILEKEFHQQEPNSKLEKADILEMTVSFLRQQLQPGLCQSDFKQGYSHCWRDSLHFLSAASNTDGSVTPLQSLQQQQQQQQQQLHQVQRASSSSPVCPTMLLKSSSSSSSRGPVWRPW, from the exons ATGGCTCCCTGCTCTGAAAACTACTCCTCTATTCACCACATGAGGATTTCTGTGAGAGACAACATTAAA CTGAGAAAACCTGTTGTGGAGAAAATGCGTCGAGATCGCATCAACACCTGCATCGAGCAGCTCAAAATCATCCTGGAGAAAGAGTTTCACCAGCAAGAACCCAACTCCAAGCTGGAAAAAGCCGACATCCTGGAGATGACTGTGAGCTTCctgaggcagcagctgcagccaggCCTCTGTCAGAGCGACTTTAAGCAAGGCTACTCTCACTGCTGGAGGGACTCTctgcacttcctgtctgctgCCTCCAACACAGACGGCTCTGTCACTCCTCTGCAGagtcttcagcagcagcagcagcagcagcagcagcagctccatcagGTCCAGAGAGCCAGCAGCTCGTCCCCAGTCTGTCCCACCATGCTcctgaagagcagcagcagcagcagcagcagaggacctgTGTGGAGGCCGTGGTAG